DNA sequence from the Coturnix japonica isolate 7356 chromosome 3, Coturnix japonica 2.1, whole genome shotgun sequence genome:
GGCATTGATCATGGGCTGGAGCAGTGTGCCTTCCCCCAGCTGcttgaaaaggggaaaaagggacCAACTTCAAACAGAGACTTGTATTTTCTGCCCTTGTCTCTTCATTTGTAGTTAAGTAACTCTATCTCTAGGTGGCAGTAAGGCATGCTAGCTTTTCTATCTACAAAATACGTGCCAACAAAGTGCTTGTagattgttttggttttcttttttctccttgtaaaaatacttgaagaagaaatgagcaCCTTGGCTCTTGAATCAGAGGGGAGAGAGTTTCTGATCAAATAAGGCTGAAAGCAAAGTGCTCTGAAGTTTTATATGTACACTAAAACCTAACACTGAATTCAAAAGATAACAGTGGAAAGACGTTTTATTTTAGAACGATGTgttgcactggaaaaaaaaaaaacaaaaaaaaaaacaaataaaaaaggtttAATTAACCAAAATAGcttaattaaacaaaatagtTTGTGAATACTTGTGGCTTCTTGTGTGTGTCTGGGCTCAAGCTGTTGTGCATAAGCATCGAGGTCCAGGAGGCTGCACAGAATTTCTTGGCCCTTGCAAGTACCAGACCTCCACATGGGGAAAAGCTGATGCTTGGCAGTAGGTTTCAACTGTAGAAAGCATTGAAGAATTTTCacttaggttttgtttttttccaactcaaataagGAACAAGCTGCATAAAGCCCatcttattttatgaaatacatttaCAACCCTGAAGAGGTTTGTTTCTCcacttttaaaaatggatgtaCATATTGACAACAAGGATCTCAGAATTAAAATTTACATCTAGATAACCTGATTTTTGGTGTTTTAATGTATGGTAAGCCTATGAATGCTTTGTTGTTGCCCTggttctgaaatatttttgtgtgaTAGTGTCATATCAGGCCTTtatacagcttttaaaaatggcATGCAGAAAATACGATTAAACCAGAAAATAATAGTGCTTTTAATTTACTGTATTATAATAGAAAGGCCTAATTTATACTTACTGAATTAAAATGCTAGCCTTTTAATTGTCTGTTTCTGCTTAGATACTTGAATATATTCCCATCCTTTGTAAGAAACCCTGGGTTTTGTCTTTAAGTtggcaaaaatatttacaaattgTTCTTTAATGTTTCAGTGAATCTTCTCAGttgatataaaaaataaaaagtttatatatatatatatatatatgttcaaTATCATTTTCTGtcaatttttattgttttagaATTGCTAAGCTAAAAATCATAAACTTATGTTGGAAATGTCTGCGCACTATTaaactttctcttcttcctcttcacaaacagctgctgaaatacagagaatACTCAGTCAGCTTGGAACACCACAAGACACACATGAGTTGAGGCAACAGCTGTGAGtatttcacatgaaaatatttaatttcattgcaTTGCAGACAGTTTCCAGGGATATGATTAGATatgggttgtttggttttttcttaGGCAAGGTGCTTGTCCTCACTGAGAAAGGCAGGTATAgggaaatatttgaaatttacACGTTGAGGtgcctttttttattcttatttaattttgaatactTTTGGTGCACTGGTCAGGTGGCATGAACGCATGCGTTGCCTACAGTATCAATATATGTACAAAATTTTTGCTGTATGTTAGCTAAGGGAAAGCAACAAGACTAAAAAGCAATGTTGTTGTTCAGTATCTCTCCACTTCTCAGCGCAGTCTGATGAACCagtaatattattattttcttttttaaatcagcCTCCTTTACCAGATAAAATTCAGCAGCATAAAAGCAAATAACCATTGTGTTGTGCTAACCCTATGGATGGGAAAGTTGCCAATCATTACTGTGGCTATTGCTGCATATAGttggaataaaaagaaaatgagtagCAGGAGGAAATATGTATTGAACCAAAGGCATTATATTGtatcatatatgtatatatatgtatatgataTGTATATATCATATTGTGTGAACAACCAGCTTGCTTCATAATAACCTGAGCTTGGAGCTCATAACAATAGCCAGGTACAACCCACAGTGGATGTCCTGCTGGAGATCGAATGCATAAAGATCAACATATGTGAGTTATGCAGTAGCAGGCAAGATCTAAGCATAATTTCAAAACTAAAAGGACTAGAAACTGCTGTGAATTATAGTCCATTTAGGAAAGTGCTAACATGATAAGTTTCCTTGAGGTTTTCATCTATGGTCATTTCACTGGTCTGAACGTTTTGCCCTTCCCTTCATGTAATGAAGTTGTCTGGGAGAGTTATTTGATTGCTTTCAAGTATTTATGTTGATTTTTGCGAACTGCTTTCCAGTCTGGGAAAGCAGGTAAAAAAAACTTGAGTtactccaggaaaaaaaaaaaaaaaaaaaaaaaaaaaaaaaaaaaagtgaaattcatAATGAAAGTGTGTGGTAATagcagaagtgaaaagaaacataaagtGCAAGTAGAAATGATGCTGAACACAAGGCTTTTTAAAGCACAATTTAAGTTTTTAAGCAATTAATTAAACTTTCCTGTTAAGTTCACAGCTGTTGTGTCATGGGAGAATACAAATCTCTGGGTATGCTTCCCAATGACTATCAGGAATTGGCTTTTCATGGATTATGTTCATGGAGTTATATTCAGGTCCAGTGTTCTTCCATACAGGAAAAAACTGTGTCCTTTATACAGTTATTCTGAACTTCTTTAACAAAATAAGAGCCTGAAAAAGATGATGGAAAAGCATCTTTAGTTATTCACAGTAATTGGAACCCTGTTGCTGTGCATTAGGGAAACAATTACAatattgcaaaaagaaaaaagtgggaAAGGTAAGTAGCTGTGCTGTCACACTGAGAAACATTCCCTCAGTGTCCATGTCACCTGGAATCCACGGTGATCTGTTATGATTTTGCACTGAAGAACAGTAGAAGGATGGCATCATGCAGTTCAGTGAGTGTTTAATACCACTGTGTTTCTGAGAACTGGTAAAACTCCAACAAAATTAGCCAGCGGTCTCTAATGAAACTTTGCATTGTTTTTAggcaacagaaacagcagtacACAAACCAGCTTGCCAAAGAAACTGACAAATACATTAAAGAGTTTGGATCTTTGCCTGCAACAAGTGAACAGGTATAAAACCAAAGAATATGGCTTAAAGTTTGATTATCATGTTGGCTCATATAGAGTATTTGAGAGACTTCAGTTCTGCATGCCCAGTTTTTGTATCCTTCATCTGGCTTTCAAAGCACTGTTTGGTCACTGAGGACATTTGCATAGTAGGGGCAATTACAACACAGTATGTTTTGCTGTATTCCAGACTtgtttcaaatatgtttttaaatatccGAATTGAGTTTGACTGAGAAGGCAGGACTCAAGACAGTACATTGTGCCTGTGATTTCAGCTATCTGGGCACTCAGTAAACTGTAGCAGTGTTGCTGCTGAGTTTAACTCATCAGTTTTGAGTGCTTCCAGTGGTCAGGAATTACTGCCTACCTTAACCATGTGGCAGGTGATCAGATCTGTTTGCACAATGTCCAAATAATTTTTGCAGAGCAAGTCTGATCTGCATAACTCAAATGAGCAGATATGCTATGTCTTGTCcacaggcttttcttttcttaagagGGATGGACAAGAGCTGTTACTAGAACGATTTGTGCAGCCTCTGAGCTGCTTCATTCCCATATCTGTGAGAAAGACAGGCAGGAGCTTACATGCAAAGTAGCTGTTGTCATTAGCATGCTCTCAACTTTCATCCTTTGATTTCTTATAGTAACAAAATCCAGGACTTAGATAAGGGAAGAGCAATAGGACGCCAGAAAATATGAACACAGCTTATTGCCACTCAGACAATTTTTCTGATCTGTGACTTGTTAGCAAGGAGCGCTTAGGAAAATGAATTGTCCTGAAACACTCATTTCCAATGGCAGGCTGTGTTCCATGCATGCTCTGCCTGTTGTGAACTTCTGGTAGAGTTAGAGTTTGGTCTTACTATATAACCTCTGGTTGAGGCAAagatgttttttattctttgtcttGTTGCTGAAAAGTTGGCAGTGGgatattttgctgtttaattcTAATCCTTTTATCATGAGCATTTTCATCAAACACAGCACTAGATGAAATACACAGATGTTGGGTTGATGAATGGCAAGTTATGGCCTCTCACAAATTTGGAAGGCAGGGTTGGTATAATGGATATATTTAGGGAAATAAAACTGAGGCTTTCTGATGTGCCTGATATAGCCATTCCTTCCTTGGCATCTTCctcaaaaaagtaaaaataaaaagactcgAAAGTTAGAGTAGCTATCTTCCTAACAGATTTTAAGGATTTGAAAGGGATGTGCGCCCACTTCTGGTTGCAGTTCAAAGTACATTTCCAGTGTTTATGTACAATACATGTGGAGAGCTTTGTCCCTGCTCATTTCTTATGCTTGAGCACTATTTCCCTcattcattctgctttgctcaTTTTAGATTTCACAGCATCAAAATGTTTCACACTTAACCACAAAGTAAATTTAGTAATCAGGTATCCTTGTGTCAGTGTGTAGTACATTGTATATGACCtgctcatttctcattttcagctgttaAATGAACTAAATATGTTGGTTTCCTCTTTAAATCCCTAAAATTGTGTCAGAGTTATGTAATCGCAGGGGATGGGAAGGTTTGTCCATGCAAATGTTTTAGTAGGCAATTTTCTGTTATACCtatttagggaagaaaaaagaaaagcataccTTAGTAATTAGTACTGAGTAGACTGGAAATGATGAGTCTTAGAAAGCCTGATCTCATTTGACTTGGTAAAACTTCTTCTCCCATAGCgtcaaaagaaaatacagaaagatcGTCTTGTAGGGGAGTTCACCACAGCGCTCACAAATTTCCAGAGGCTGCAAAGGCaagctgctgagaaagaaaaagactttgtAGCCAGAGTAAGGGCCAGCTCAAGGATATCTGTAAGTACTAGAAAATGTGCTATTATACTTTGTTTATGGTGCGGTGGTGGTGTCAAAAGGGCATTTGTAATGCTTTTAGCAAGAGCTTATATCTGAGTCCAAATGTTGCAAAATGTGTAAAATATGATTATGAGCACGGTGGCTTTCTTTGCTTACTTCCACGCACAACTGAATTTAACAGTTCCTTTTATAGCAAAGGCTGAAATACACTGTAATGAAAACTcctgaaagcagttttgttttgttttattttccttgcctTTGTCACATGAAGGTACAGAATGTCCCTGAGTTTGTACACTAACCTTACAAAAGTAGTTTTTAGTGAtcttgaaatactttttctgGGCGTTTAGATATGGGGACTTTTTCTACCAGGAAGAATTGCTTGCCAAGTAGCTATGCATTATTGATGTGGAGAAGTGCTGAGGAGCCTGAGATGTTAGCATGtcagttttgcctttttacTCTATGCCAAATACATGTCACTGTACTTGTAAATTTTAACAGGCATTTAGTGAGCTGAATGTTTTTGCCTGTATTTCAACTTTATgcatacagaaagcaaaatcgAGAAGCAAACATGTTAAGTCATGTTTCAGTTTGAAGTTGACTTCTTATAAGCCTTGTAATATTTACTCATTATAGAAATGCTGACAGTGTTCCTTTCTGGTCCATGAtatttttaccttatttttttttctccatatacCGATCATGTAGAGTGGTGCTCCTGAAGACAGCTACAAAGAAGGAACACTTGTCTCCTGGGACAGGTAGGCTGAATTTCTTATTAAAACTTAACCTAgttcagaatttaaaataaataaataaaaattttaaaaagggcTTACAGGGAAgagttgctgttttgttgtagGCTTTCCTTCATAGTGAAATTGTGAGAAAGAGCCTTTTTAGTGGGATAGAtgggaagaaatgcatttatttatttatttatttatttatttcctacacCTCAATCATCATCTTTAGCTGACCCACGTCCATATCTGGGCTCTGGGATACCCAAGCTTAGATAAGCACAGTCCAACCTGTGACTAGTGTAAAACTGTTAAGCTGTGATTGATCCATTATTTACTGGGTTCTCCTGTTATTTCCAGTCTCAGAAAAACTGCATCTCGGTCTCAGATTCTGTTGATACTGGTTAGCCTAATTTTGCCTGTTTATACTCATAATTCAGATGAACTTTGTCCTCACATTCTTACTTGGAATTTCCAAAGAGCTCGCTCAATGCTATATGCAGATtgctacagcagcagcttcctgtaTCAGAGGTAGCATCATTAGACCTATCCTGGACATGGAAGGCTAAAAATGTGTGGTTTAACTGATGAACTTTGTGCATATGTGTTTGGCTgtcattttattcttcatattctaatttatttctcatgGAAACTCTTCAAttctggttttggttgtttttctttgacagTCAACCTCAAGCACAAGTGCAAGATGAAGAAATTACAGAGGATGATCTCCGTCTTATTGAGGAGAGGGAATCTTCCATTAGGCAGCTTGAGGTAGGCATAAACAGTTTTACAGCAGGTTTCAGAATATACTCTTAAtgcttccaaagaaaaacaaatcacttcATGTTAGCATAAATCCTGGGGGCCTAGCAATTGTTTGTGGGGAGTTTTTTCTTCAACTCTACAAATACTGTCTTTATGTGATATGTTAAATGTACGTTAGAAATCTAGGGTGTGAAAGCCGTGTTTTGATGTGTTTAATCCCAGATGATTTCattgagaaataagaaaatgttcagAGGTAACAAGGAAAAAGTTGTCagttatgttttttatttttacaaaaataaattgaagcaAGGCTGTACCTTCCTACCCAGCTATTCCCAATTGTTCAGCTTCTTCATTTTGTAAGAatattttgttctcctttttttcctgaatactTCTTTTGGAAATAGAGATGCACTGCTGTACTCAACCTTCTGTAATTAAGGGTTtgtcaaaaaaaataaaagcatttagcATTGAGTTGTAAGTATACCAGTATCATGTGATAAAATACTGACCTCAGGAGACTTCTGTGAAGACAAAGGAAGCTTTTCCAGCCAACCTGGCATCCACATGTCTTCCATCAACAACAAAGATGCTATTGTGATAATTTCTCCCTTGCCATCCATATGTTGGATATGCAATGAACTAAGTATCTATCAGTTATTAGTTGAGGTCATTCACATAGTGACAATGTGACACATATAAATTCATTACAGCCAAACAGTAGTAGGGTAGTGTGATCCTGATTCAGTAGCTTGGCTTCATATTAAAGATGCCGCTTCTGTAAATTTTGTTGCTTACAACTTTTAAGTGTGTTTGAAGTGTTTCCTAAAACTAGTGCAAAGCATCTTGTGCATATACTtctattcattttgtttaaattggTATCTATTAAGTTAAGCTGGCGTGAACCTGCCTCGTCACTTAAACTGAGACAAGCTTGTGTGTAGATGAGCCCTCAGCAGTGATAGATCCTATTTTTGAAGTGACATGAATTGTGCTTCATGCACAGTCATCTTCAGTTAGTTTGATTTTAATAAACTTTGTCTGGTAGTACAAAAAATTCTTCCAGATAAATATTAaaagttctctttttcttggtAGGGTGAAGAGTGtatatgcaggaaaaaaatgagtaatATATTTAGATATATTTACAGATATCTTGTTATGCTCTTTCAAGTAATGTTATGATTGTTTCCTTGCAGTCTGATATTATGGACATCAATGAAATTTTTAAAGACTTAGGAATGATGATTCATGAGCAAGGCGATGTGATAGGTAAGCCCAACTCAACTATTATCTGAAAAGTTATTTCATGTCTttggggagcagcagtgcagaaaatttattttgctgGGAAAATTCCTCTAGCAAGAGCATTAATGCTAAAGCTAATCAGGTGCAACTTAACAGTAGGTAGATTGAGGTTACTGGGGATCCATAAAGatactttttaaaagtatagtttaaatgtacatttaattacatgcttttaaaatgtacagTATGTGTAACAGTAGTTTTTGGAATTGTGTGTTCATATTCGATTCCTGCCTCTTGGGGTGTTTTTTATGTTTCCTCTGATCTCATAGatattagtttttgtttttattaatctGAGCAAAGGGTAGTCAGAAGCAAGTTGAATGGCAGAAAACTTCTGAGAGTAAGTTTCTATTCTGGTCAGTTTCGAAGGCTCATCTCTGCTGAGAGCAAGAGGTATTCTTTCTGACATGAACTTAACCCAGGCATTTCAGAAATGACCTCAAGTATAGGAAAGGTCAGCTTCCATAATGCATGGTATGAAACTTAGGGtgtgaatgaaaaataatcaataCTTTGAGGGGCAAGGTGGCACACTTGCTCTCAAGTGTATTTCAGTATTCCAAATGTTTCGTTGGCTAATGACTAATCTAAACttgaaatctttccttttaaaatacagatagCATAGAAGCTAATgtggaaaatgctgaagtacATGTGCAACAAGCAAACCAGCAGCTGGCAAGAGCAGCAAACTACCAGGTAATGTCAATGCCTACTGCCAGTTGATTCCTTTCTCAGTAGTCCTGATTTAATATAGTAGTTCAGAATTAGACTTTTTCTTAGGTCTTGAAGACTCTCTTGAAAGTGTATTCTAGACTATGACGGTATTGTTAGGTCACCATGGAGGTGTTTGGGGGAGAAGAGCAAGTTCTAAAAGCTTTGGATTTCACATAAAGTTAGCTAGGTTGTTTCAGATCACCTTGAATTTTACTGCTACTTAGaacaaaaatgtgttcttttaaCGACTAAAGAAGGAAAGGTAAAGAGTGAGTCTTTAAAGATCACTAGAAGAGTACAGAAGTCTTCTGAAGATGCTGTATTAGAATCaatttttactgtaaaaattCATCTCAAAACTTGAGTATGTCTAGTTTCTGCTAATTGCTGCCCTGATgccaaaaatgcatttcaaactCTCaaattttctgatgaaaagCTCCTTTGGAAAGACCTTTTAATGCCgcttctttttgattttttggCACTTGTAACAAGTAATCTTATTACTAATAAGTCTTCCTTCTTTAGTGAAAATTAGTCctaagatttaaaaaacaacaacaaaaaaatattaatccTCTTATGTGTATTAACAGTAGCCAAGTTGGTAAATCAATGACAAAATATCTGAAGGATTGCTTGCTGATCTCAGAAGTGGGAGGGAAAAAGGGTGGGCATGTCAAACTGTATGCTAGGTGGCAGTAATTAAGTATGACTGATGGCTATTTTGATACTGACAaaattgtggaagaaaaaaagatagcaacagttaaaattttctttggaaGGTGTCTGTTTTGGGGTGGAAATTTAACATGAAAACCTTTGCACTGATTCATCTTAAAAGGGCAAGGATAAGTATTTTCAAGGTTATCAAGTTTTTGACAAGCTCTTGTTTCATGCATCTCACAGCAGAGACCAAATACTCAGCAGAGTTTGCTTGTGTTAGGAGGGACTGTATAGTTGACTTGAAATTTGAACTTGCCTTTGCTTGAATGCTCAGCTTTGTTCTGAGTATTTGAAAAACCATTTAATATATCTGTGCTCTTACCCACTTAGGGAACTGGTAGAAGCTTAGGCATCCTACTGAGAACTAGGTTTGGTTAGTGCTCTCACAACTCCTTTTTGTGAAAGTGTTCACCATCCTTTTGCCCTGTGGGATGTGTTCATGGAGCAGAGCTACTGGGGCAAAGCCAGGCttgtctgctctgtttctttcctccattACTGCCGCTGCTTTATACTTGTGGAAATGATCATCAAGTGTATAAGGAAATAAGAACTCCATGTCTTTATTCCACTACCTTGCCTAAGTAGTgttacagagaaaatgtttgACTTTAATGTGGTGTTGGTAAAAAGTGCTCCaggatgaaaaaggaagaaactggGAGTATTAAGATTTGTAGGGAGACAATCTGGCTGCAAGAATGGGACCCTAGTAGAAGGTTGAATGCTAGCAAATGAAATGATCAAACAGCTAAGGGGCAGAGATCTCAGTTTGAAAATGGGAGAAGTGAGTCAGCAAAACTAGCAGCAGAGAATATCTAAGACAAGAAAGAAGCTTGGTGGCCTGCATGGTATTGGGCAGAGACCAGGCTCAGCAAGGAACTGGCACAGATGTAGTCCCGCAGGAAAAACAGTATAAACAGTGATATAAATCTTTGCtaaaaggagagcagagccTTGCTCTGCCTCTGGAGCTGTGAACTAGATTCCCAAGATTTGAGTGTAATTATTCTTTGACTACTAGCAAAAGCCTGCAAAACCCATTAGTAGAGtgtgttattttctgtcttgctgcTTGAGATAAAGGATGAGAATCTGTTCCTAGCCTTGGTTGCTTTGGCATCTCAAGTTACAAACCTGTGTGGGAGATCTGAAAGTTTTGAACATGGTCTTACACTGCATTATAATGACATCTGTAGAGACTGAGTCTCTTtaagttgtgttttgttgctctttaaGAGCAATTTGAATGTAataaacataacaaaaacaactttaaaataactgaattGATGCAAACTCCACCTTGAAGAAGTCTAAGAGATCAGTTCTTTGGGGCTACTGTATATAcatttatacttttaaaatatctttctttttccagagaaGGTCATTTCTACCTCCTCTACTGTGCAGACCGATTTTCCTATTTACAAGGCCATCTgctttctgatattttcttttcctagtgttttatttaaacacattcaaTATGTTGCTGCATTAATATTTGTGCCAGGAAACACTACTGAAATCATTTTGTTGATTAATACAGCCAGAAAATTAAGTCATGGattattctttcctttaattACTTTATATAACTTGTTTGTAAGGAGACAGTTCAGTTAGATTTCACAAGCAGGAGGGccataaaaacatttcagttgttGTTTCATCTTGTGGTGCAGTTTTCAATCAATTTCTTTTTCGTCCTTGCTTACAGCAAAG
Encoded proteins:
- the STX7 gene encoding syntaxin-7 produces the protein MSYSAGFVDPNQLAQRITSNIQKITQCSAEIQRILSQLGTPQDTHELRQQLQQKQQYTNQLAKETDKYIKEFGSLPATSEQRQKKIQKDRLVGEFTTALTNFQRLQRQAAEKEKDFVARVRASSRISSGAPEDSYKEGTLVSWDSQPQAQVQDEEITEDDLRLIEERESSIRQLESDIMDINEIFKDLGMMIHEQGDVIDSIEANVENAEVHVQQANQQLARAANYQQRSRKKMCILIGILVAGALILGIIIWFSLNKHN